In one Silene latifolia isolate original U9 population chromosome 10, ASM4854445v1, whole genome shotgun sequence genomic region, the following are encoded:
- the LOC141607861 gene encoding uncharacterized protein LOC141607861 — protein sequence MSINCSDIEQFPPLVSSVSKHASSSKNSMPEIPVGAVVGGPSADDVQKTKNVNEIVGVQPYDLDSIQEEPEWQVQKKRKGKSPLTVIEEEPLNLPRFTAEDVKDELEYWQNSVFCFILGANPPVEVVDGFIKRIWGHLPIDKVSFLPNGVFLVRFNTKAAKDRVLQQGHYLFDNKPLIVRPWSPDVELNKDDVKEVPVWVRLEHLPLKFWGKCLPRIAGLLGKFVQMDVATKDKTRLGFARVMLEVPFGKPLPGSVKFMDKDGLVVTIKVVWEWKPTLCKHCKGVGHESEKCRKAKPSQPQQNKNAKEVQKQWRPKVSQGRPIAPVVVPVSNVSPTETGLVTPLEKPNQFQVSWERNGKYHVVNTPAKKIIRFSRHELIDKGQSSGKFGKDTFLESLNTATPVTGIGVHQIGLFGLLETKVKPLSLNNVRNKLCASWSLSTNSSYHKGGRIWVLWNPSMFSVNFLDYSSQAIHMEVKDLGTGYSFFCTMIYAFNDVTERKALWEDLGAYNRSLKGPWVICGDFNTVLVPSERLGGNSTFEEMDDFQRCVADCGVTDCSAIGSYYTWSNKQEPSSRVFSRLDRMLVNSSWLQDNASAYAHFYPEGTFEHTPCVVQTIGDSDKSRRSFKYYNMWSKAADFKNCVSQVWHKDWGGSPMFNLVKKLKSLKWPLKQLNKDNFDDVVNNTARARLNLEFIQLKLGVILSNARLLEQELEASGGVRYLEQACHEQVQNKVIKIEDSYGHVCEEPPKIQDAFLDFYVKLLGTSEDVLKLSEQVVRMGKVCSSDHRVLLMSLVSDDEIKKAMFSIPGIKLLWADGLCEVLLDIISDNQGGFIKGRSIVENILICQDIVRLYNRKSVSPRFLMKVDLKKAYDSVNWDFLEGMLAALDFPEPFVTLVMECVRTASYSLVLNGNSFGFFKGQKGLRQGDPLSPLLFTISMEYLSRVLSYVTENMGFKYHPLCSKLKLSHLMFADDLLLFSKGDTASIMVLLRAFATFSRAYGLQMSPSKTNAYFNGVLCRLNSICRNFLWDGTIDHIRVPPVSWEKICSPKHKGGPGIRDSFVWNTAAIGKLVWWVYFNPDKLWVKWVSQIYLKGQAWPDYQPSGDLSWGWKSVCRVRDKMSQGNVQGQWVLDTKGYTLQSGYELLRVKFQPVVWHKVIWNWWCVPKHRFICWMMVRNAMQVKSKLFQLGISPDDLCLLCGGTTETHVHLFEQCVYSRSVLQGMAMLCQINIPSVNILQWVWNQKWDKARKGIVLCAFMAYYYQIWMMRNRARVELHLPRPAVALHQAKCSAKLRISVLSSQLDLCTRSWLESIDLCK from the exons atgtCGATTAATTGTTCAGATATTGAACAATTCCCTCCTCTAGTCTCTTCTGTATCGAAACATGCTTCAAGTTCCAAAAATTCTATGCCAGAAATCCCAGTGGGTGCTGTTGTTGGAGGGCCTAGTGCGGACGATGTGCAGAAGACTAAGAACGTGAATGAAATAGTTGGTGTGCAACCTTATGATCTGGATTCCATTCAGGAGGAGCCGGAATGGCAGGTTCAGAAGAAGCGTAAGGGCAAATCACCATTAACTGTGATTGAAGAGGAGCCTTTGAATTTGCCGAGGTTTACTGCTGAGGATGTGAAGGATGAACTAGAGTATTGGCAAAATTCTGTGTTTTGCTTCATTCTAGGGGCTAATCCTCCTGTCGAGGTGGTGGACGGCTTCATCAAGCGAATCTGGGGGCATCTTCCAATTGACAAGGTATCTTTCCTCCCCAATGGGGTGTTCCTTGTTAGGTTTAATACGAAAGCTGCGAAAGATCGTGTCTTGCAGCAAGGACATTACTTATTTGATAACAAACCTTTGATTGTTCGACCCTGGAGTCCTGATGTTGAACTAAACAAAGATGATGTTAAGGAGGTTCCAGTTTGGGTCAGACTTGAACATTTACCTTTGAAGTTTTGGGGAAAATGTTTACCTAGAATTGCTGGTTTGTTGGGTAAGTTTGTTCAAATGGATGTGGCTACTAAGGACAAGACTAGGTTAGGGTTTGCTAGGGTGATGCTAGAAGTTCCCTTTGGTAAACCTCTCCCTGGGTCTGTGAAATTTATGGATAAAGATGGTCTGGTGGTCACCATTAAAGTTGTGTGGGAATGGAAACCTACCCTTTGCAAGCACTGTAAGGGAGTGGGTCATGAATCTGAGAAGTGTAGGAAAGCAAAACCTAGCCAGCCTCAGCAGAATAAGAATGCTAAGGAGGTTCAGAAGCAATGGAGGCCAAAGGTATCACAGGGGCGTCCAATTGCTCCAGTGGTGGTGCCTGTCTCTAATGTTTCTCCTACTGAGACTGGTCTGGTTACACCTCTGGAAAAACCTAACCAGTTTCAAGTATCCTGGGAAAGGAATGGAAAGTATCATGTTGTCAATACTCCAGCCAAAAAGATCATAAGGTTTAGTAGGCATGAGCTGATTGATAAGGGGCAGAGTTCAGGAAAGTTTGGCAAGGATACTTTCCTTGAATCACTGAATACTGCTACTCCTGTTACTGGAATTGGTGTG CATCAAATTGGGTTATTTGGTCTTCTTGAGACAAAGGTTAAACCTTTGTCTCTAAATAATGTAAGGAATAAGTTGTGTGCTTCCTGGAGTTTGTCTACTAATTCTTCTTATCATAAAGGTGGTAGAATATGGGTGTTGTGGAATCCTTCTATGTTTagtgttaattttcttgattatAGTTCTCAGGCTATTCATATGGAGGTTAAAGACTTAGGCACTGGTTATTCTTTTTTCTGTACCATGATATATGCTTTCAATGATGTGACTGAAAGGAAGGCATTATGGGAGGATTTAGGTGCTTATAATAGAAGTTTAAAGGGTCCTTGGGTCATTTGTGGGGATTTTAACACTGTTCTGGTCCCTTCTGAAAGATTAGGTGGTAATTCTACTTTTGAAGAGATGGATGATTTCCAGAGGTGTGTTGCTGATTGTGGGGTTACTGACTGCTCTGCCATTGGATCTTACTACACTTGGTCCAATAAGCAGGAGCCCTCTTCAAGAGTTTTTAGTAGGCTGGATAGAATGCTAGTGAACTCTTCTTGGCTACAGGATAATGCTTCAGCTTATGCTCATTTCTATCCTGAAGGTACTTTTGAGCATACTCCCTGTGTGGTGCAAACTATTGGGGATTCTGATAAATCAAGGAGGAGCTTTAAATACTATAATATGTGGAGTAAGGCTGCTGATTTTAAGAACTGTGTTAGTCAAGTCTGGCATAAGGATTGGGGTGGTTCTCCTATGTTTAATCTGGTCAAGAAATTGAAAAGTCTTAAATGGCCCCTTAAGCAGCTCAATAAGGATAATTTTGATGATGTAGTTAATAACACTGCTAGAGCTAGGCTGAACCTTGAGTTTATCCAGTTAAAACTCGGGGTGATCCTCTCGAATGCTCGATTACTTGAACAAGAATTGGAAGCTAGTGGCGGTGTTCGATATTTAGAGCAAGCCTGTCATGA GCAAGTTCAAAATAAAGTTATAAAAATTGAGGATTCCTATGGGCATGTGTGTGAGGAGCCTCCAAAGATTCAGGATGCTTTCCTGGATTTTTATGTCAAGCTTCTAGGGACCTCTGAAGATGTGTTAAAGCTAAGTGAACAGGTTGTCAGAATGGGGAAGGTGTGTTCTTCTGATCATAGGGTGTTACTTATGTCTCTAGTTTCTGATGATGAAATTAAGAAGGCCATGTTTTCTATTCCGGGCATAAAGCTGCTTTGGGCTGATGG ACTTTGCGAGGTGTTGCTCGATATTATTAGTGATAACCAAGGGGGTTTCATCAAAGGTAGGAGTATTGTAGAAAATATTCTTATCTGTCAGGATATTGTGAGATTATATAATAGGAAGTCAGTATCTCCTAGGTTTCTCATGAAGGTTGACTTGAAGAAAGCTTATGATTCAGTCAATTGGGATTTCTTAGAAGGGATGTTGGCTGCCTTGGATTTCCCTGAGCCTTTTGTTACCTTGGTTATGGAGTGTGTTAGGACTGCCAGTTATTCCTTGGTTCTTAATGGAAATTCCTTTGGGTTTTTCAAGGGTCAGAAGGGGCTCAGGCAAGGTGATCCCTTGTCCCCTCTCCTTTTTACAATCTCTATGGAATACCTGAGTAGAGTTCTTTCTTATGTAACTGAAAATATGGGCTTCAAGTATCATCCCCTTTGCAGTAAACTTAAGCTCTCTCAtttaatgtttgctgatgatctcctCTTATTCAGCAAGGGTGATACAGCCTCTATTATGGTTCTTTTGAGAGCCTTTGCAACTTTCTCCAGGGCATATGGTTTGCAGATGAGTCCATCCAAAACTAATGCCTATTTCAATG GAGTATTGTGTAGACTGAACTCCATTTGCAGAAACTTTCTCTGGGATGGGACCATTGATCATATCAGAGTCCCTCCTGTCAGTTGGGAGAAAATTTGTTCACCAAAGCATAAAGGTGGGCCAGGCATTAGAGATAGTTTTGTGTGGAATACTGCTGCTATTGGTAAGCTAGTGTGGTGGGTCTATTTTAATCCAGATAAGCTGTGGGTTAAATGGGTTAGCCAGATTTATTTAAAGGGACAAGCTTGGCCTGATTATCAACCCAGTGGAGATTTGAGCTGGGGGTGGAAATCTGTTTGTAGGGTCAGAGACAAGATGAGCCAGGGCAATGTTCAGGGGCAGTGGGTTTTGGATACTAAGGGGTACACCTTGCAGAGTGGTTATGAGCTGTTACGTGTGAAGTTTCAGCCTGTGGTTTGGCATAAGGTTATCTGGAACTGGTGGTGTGTGCCAAAACATAGGTTTATTTGTTGGATGATGGTCAGGAATGCTATGCAGGTTAAAAGCAAGCTGTTTCAGCTTGGTATTAGCCCTGATGATCTTTGCCTACTTTGTGGAGGTACTACTGAGACACATGTGCATCTGTTTGAGCAATGTGTCTATAGTAGGAGTGTTCTGCAGGGAATGGCTATGTTGTGTCAGATTAATATCCCATCTGTGAATATTTTACAGTGGGTATGGAATCAGAAATGGGACAAAGCTAGAAAAGGGATTGTGCTGTGTGCTTTCATGGCCTATTATTATCAAATCTGGATGATGAGGAACAGGGCTCGGGTGGAGTTACATTTACCCAGACCGGCTGTTGCTCTCCATCAGGCTAAGTGTAGTGCAAAATTGAGAATTAGTGTGCTCAGTAGTCAGTTAGATCTTTGTACTAGATCATGGTTAGAGAGCATTGATTTATGTAAATAG